From Pseudomonas sp. B21-028, one genomic window encodes:
- the tyrS gene encoding tyrosine--tRNA ligase, which produces MKSVEEQLALIKRGAEELLVESELVEKLKRGQPLRIKAGFDPTAPDLHLGHTVLINKLRQFQDLGHQVIFLIGDFTGMIGDPSGKSATRPPLTREQVLDNAETYKAQVFKILDPAKTEVAFNSTWMDQMGPADFIRLTSQYTVARMLERDDFDKRYTTNQPIAIHEFLYPLVQGYDSVALRADVELGGTDQKFNLLMGRELQRGYGQEAQCILTMPLLEGLDGVKKMSKSLGNYVGIQEAPGVMYGKLVSIPDVLMWRYFELLSFRSMDEINAFRADVEAGANPRDIKIKLAEEIVARFHGEEAATNAHRAAGNRMKDGELPDDLPEIELSAAESMPIAAVLNKAGLVKNAAVARDLLGSGGVRIDGEVVDRTYIYELGSTHVCQAGKKAFARITLKSE; this is translated from the coding sequence ATGAAGTCGGTTGAAGAGCAGCTAGCGCTGATCAAACGTGGTGCGGAAGAACTGTTGGTCGAGTCCGAGCTGGTCGAGAAGCTCAAGCGCGGGCAGCCGCTGCGTATCAAGGCTGGTTTCGATCCGACGGCGCCCGATCTGCACCTGGGCCATACCGTGCTTATCAACAAGCTGCGCCAGTTCCAGGATCTGGGGCATCAGGTCATCTTTCTTATTGGTGACTTCACAGGGATGATCGGTGATCCGAGTGGAAAGAGCGCAACGCGTCCGCCACTGACCCGCGAGCAAGTGCTCGATAACGCCGAGACCTACAAGGCTCAGGTGTTCAAGATTCTCGATCCGGCCAAGACCGAAGTGGCTTTCAACTCCACTTGGATGGATCAGATGGGGCCGGCGGATTTCATTCGCCTGACGTCCCAATACACCGTGGCTCGCATGCTCGAGCGCGATGACTTCGATAAGCGCTACACAACCAATCAACCAATCGCCATCCATGAGTTTCTCTACCCGCTTGTGCAGGGCTACGACTCGGTCGCATTGCGCGCGGACGTTGAGCTCGGCGGTACGGATCAGAAGTTCAACCTTTTGATGGGGCGCGAGCTGCAGCGTGGTTATGGGCAGGAAGCTCAGTGCATCCTGACCATGCCGTTGCTGGAAGGTCTGGATGGGGTGAAGAAGATGTCCAAGTCGTTGGGCAACTACGTTGGCATCCAGGAAGCGCCGGGAGTGATGTACGGCAAGCTGGTTTCCATTCCTGACGTGTTGATGTGGCGTTATTTCGAGCTGTTGAGCTTCCGCTCCATGGATGAGATCAATGCGTTCCGCGCAGATGTCGAGGCGGGAGCGAATCCGCGGGATATCAAGATCAAGCTGGCTGAGGAAATCGTTGCTCGCTTCCATGGTGAAGAGGCTGCGACCAATGCCCATCGTGCGGCGGGTAACCGCATGAAAGATGGCGAGCTTCCGGATGATCTGCCGGAGATCGAGCTGTCTGCTGCCGAGTCCATGCCGATCGCTGCCGTCCTTAATAAGGCAGGGTTGGTCAAGAACGCGGCAGTGGCGAGGGACCTCCTGGGTTCGGGTGGGGTGCGTATAGATGGTGAGGTTGTGGATCGCACCTATATATATGAGCTGGGCTCCACCCATGTCTGCCAGGCGGGCAAGAAGGCTTTTGCGCGTATCACGCTGAAATCCGAATAA
- a CDS encoding peptidoglycan DD-metalloendopeptidase family protein, whose translation MTTKPSKAPPLYPKTHLLAASGIAALLSLALLVFPSSDVEAKKTTLSLELESPAEQLTQEQDAAEAAQATNEPAASPFAQIDDSAEDTTEAAQAQPPAEEEKKKPGHHEVIVAKGDTLSTLFEKVGLPAASVHEVLDSDKQARQFAQLKHGQKLEFELDPEGQLTSLHTRLSDLESITLTKNDKGYVFNRTTAKPTVRSAYAHGVINSSLSQSAARAGLSHSLTMDMANVFGYDIDFAQDIRQGDEFDVIYEQKVVNGKSVGNGPILSARFTNRGKTYTAVRYVNKQGNSSYYTADGNSMRKAFIRTPVDFARISSKFSAGRKHPILNKIRAHKGVDYAAPRGTPIKAAGDGKVLLAGRRGGYGNTVIIQHGNTYRTLYGHMQGFAKGVKTGSTVKQGQVIGYIGTTGLSTGPHLHYEFQVNGVHVDPLGQKLPMADPIAKSERARFLAQSQPLMARMDQEKATLLASSKR comes from the coding sequence ATGACCACAAAACCGTCTAAAGCGCCGCCGCTTTACCCAAAGACCCACCTGCTTGCCGCCAGCGGCATTGCAGCCCTCCTTAGCCTGGCGCTCCTGGTGTTTCCTTCCAGCGATGTTGAAGCCAAAAAGACGACTCTGAGTCTTGAACTGGAAAGTCCTGCTGAACAACTGACACAAGAACAAGACGCTGCCGAAGCCGCTCAAGCCACAAACGAACCGGCCGCCTCCCCTTTTGCGCAGATAGACGATAGCGCCGAAGACACGACCGAAGCTGCCCAGGCACAGCCTCCAGCCGAGGAAGAGAAGAAAAAACCGGGCCACCATGAGGTGATCGTAGCGAAGGGCGACACGCTTTCCACCCTCTTCGAAAAGGTTGGCCTGCCCGCCGCCTCAGTCCATGAAGTTCTGGACAGCGACAAACAAGCCAGGCAATTCGCCCAGTTGAAACACGGCCAGAAGCTCGAATTCGAACTCGACCCGGAAGGACAACTGACCAGTCTGCACACCCGGCTGAGCGATCTGGAAAGCATTACCCTGACCAAAAATGACAAGGGCTATGTGTTCAACCGCACGACCGCCAAGCCTACCGTGCGCTCGGCGTACGCTCATGGCGTGATCAACAGCTCGCTATCGCAATCGGCCGCACGCGCCGGCCTTTCCCACAGCCTGACAATGGACATGGCCAATGTTTTTGGCTACGACATCGATTTCGCCCAGGATATTCGCCAGGGCGACGAATTCGATGTCATCTACGAGCAGAAAGTGGTCAATGGCAAGAGCGTTGGCAACGGTCCAATCCTTTCCGCGCGCTTCACCAACCGTGGCAAGACATACACCGCAGTGCGTTACGTCAACAAACAAGGCAACAGCAGTTACTACACCGCCGACGGCAACAGCATGCGCAAGGCCTTCATCCGTACACCGGTTGACTTCGCCCGCATCAGCTCGAAGTTCTCCGCAGGTCGCAAGCACCCGATCCTGAACAAGATCCGCGCTCATAAGGGCGTCGATTATGCCGCTCCCCGTGGCACGCCCATCAAGGCTGCCGGCGATGGCAAGGTACTGCTGGCCGGGCGTCGTGGCGGTTATGGCAACACGGTGATCATCCAGCACGGCAACACCTATCGCACCTTGTACGGTCACATGCAGGGCTTCGCCAAAGGCGTGAAAACGGGCAGCACCGTCAAGCAAGGCCAGGTGATCGGATATATCGGTACCACCGGCCTGTCCACCGGTCCGCACCTTCACTATGAGTTCCAGGTAAACGGCGTTCACGTCGATCCACTCGGCCAGAAACTGCCGATGGCCGATCCGATCGCCAAATCCGAGCGCGCGCGCTTCCTGGCTCAAAGCCAACCCCTGATGGCTCGCATGGATCAAGAGAAAGCCACGCTGCTGGCCTCGAGCAAACGCTAA
- a CDS encoding anhydro-N-acetylmuramic acid kinase, producing the protein MALYMGVMSGTSLDGLDIALVELTPAIRLVATHYIPMPDALRTELLGLCSSGPDEIARSAIAQQNWVRLAAQGIHALLASQKLKPEDVRAIGSHGQTIRHEPARGFTVQIGNPALLSELTGITVVSDFRSRDVAAGGQGAPLVPAFHEALFEGQIGHRAVLNVGGFSNLSLIEPEKSVAGFDCGPGNVLLDAWIHQQRHEHFDRDGQWAASGKVEPTLLKTLLSDPFFLTKGPKSTGREVFNLPWLTRHLSHLPTFAAEDVQATLLELTALTIVESLQSAQPHTDELLVCGGGVHNRTLMKRLADLLPGTKVSSTAAYGVDPDWVEAMAFAWLAHCCLENIPANRPSVTGARGLRVLGAIYPA; encoded by the coding sequence ATGGCGCTCTATATGGGTGTGATGTCCGGAACCAGCCTGGATGGCCTGGACATCGCGCTGGTTGAACTGACCCCGGCGATCAGATTGGTCGCCACGCACTACATTCCCATGCCCGATGCGCTGCGCACCGAGCTGCTTGGCTTGTGCAGCAGCGGGCCCGACGAGATCGCCCGCTCCGCCATTGCCCAGCAGAACTGGGTACGACTGGCGGCACAAGGCATTCATGCCCTGCTCGCTAGCCAGAAACTCAAGCCGGAGGATGTCAGAGCGATTGGTAGTCATGGCCAGACCATCCGTCACGAGCCAGCACGCGGCTTTACCGTGCAGATTGGCAATCCGGCACTGCTGAGCGAGCTGACCGGCATTACCGTCGTCAGCGATTTCCGCAGCCGTGATGTTGCCGCCGGCGGACAAGGCGCGCCGCTGGTCCCCGCCTTTCACGAAGCGCTGTTTGAAGGGCAGATCGGCCACCGCGCCGTGCTGAACGTCGGCGGCTTCAGCAATCTCAGCCTGATAGAACCTGAAAAGTCCGTGGCCGGTTTCGATTGTGGCCCCGGCAACGTATTGCTGGATGCCTGGATTCACCAACAGCGCCATGAGCATTTCGATCGCGACGGTCAGTGGGCAGCGAGCGGCAAGGTAGAACCGACGTTACTCAAGACCCTGCTCAGCGACCCTTTCTTTCTGACCAAGGGCCCAAAAAGCACCGGACGGGAAGTATTCAACCTGCCCTGGCTGACCCGGCATCTGTCGCATTTGCCCACTTTCGCTGCCGAAGACGTGCAGGCTACGTTACTCGAGTTGACGGCCCTGACCATAGTCGAATCACTGCAAAGCGCCCAACCGCATACTGATGAATTACTGGTCTGCGGTGGCGGAGTGCACAACCGCACGTTGATGAAGCGCCTGGCCGATCTCCTGCCAGGCACCAAGGTCAGTAGCACGGCTGCTTACGGCGTAGACCCGGACTGGGTTGAAGCCATGGCCTTTGCGTGGCTCGCGCATTGCTGCCTGGAAAACATTCCTGCAAATCGCCCAAGCGTTACGGGCGCACGCGGCTTGCGCGTACTCGGCGCCATCTACCCCGCTTGA
- the erpA gene encoding iron-sulfur cluster insertion protein ErpA has product MSVETFTPTALQFTHGAAHKVKSLVDEEGNDRLKLRVFVTGGGCSGFQYGFTFDEEVAEDDTIVEREGVSLVVDPMSFQYLAGAEVDYQEGLEGSRFVIKNPNATTTCGCGSSFSI; this is encoded by the coding sequence ATGAGCGTCGAAACCTTCACTCCCACAGCTTTGCAATTCACCCACGGTGCCGCGCACAAGGTGAAGAGCCTCGTCGATGAAGAGGGAAATGATCGTTTGAAGTTGCGCGTCTTCGTGACGGGCGGCGGTTGTTCGGGTTTCCAGTACGGCTTCACGTTCGATGAAGAGGTGGCCGAAGATGACACCATTGTCGAGCGCGAAGGTGTGAGTCTGGTGGTCGATCCCATGAGCTTCCAGTACCTGGCCGGTGCCGAGGTGGACTACCAGGAAGGTCTGGAAGGTTCACGCTTCGTGATCAAGAACCCGAACGCTACTACCACTTGTGGTTGCGGTTCTTCGTTCTCGATCTGA
- the argC gene encoding N-acetyl-gamma-glutamyl-phosphate reductase → MVKVGIVGGTGYTGVELLRLLAQHPQAEVVVITSRSEAGLAVADMYPNLRGHYDGLAFSVPDIKTLGACDVVFFATPHGVAHALAGELLAAGTKVIDLSADFRLQDADEWAKWYGQPHGAPELLDEAVYGLPEVNREKIRQARLIAVPGCYPTATQLGFLPLLEAGLADASRLIADCKSGVSGAGRGASVGSLYSETSESMKAYAVKGHRHLPEIRQGLRWAAGKDVGLTFVPHLAPMIRGIHSTLYATVADRSVDLQALFEKRYADEPFVDVMPAGSHPETRSVRGANVCRIAVHRPQDGDLVVVLSVIDNLVKGASGQAVQNLNILFGLDERLGLSHAGMLP, encoded by the coding sequence ATGGTCAAGGTCGGTATCGTCGGCGGCACGGGTTACACCGGTGTCGAACTGCTGCGTCTATTGGCACAGCACCCACAAGCTGAGGTGGTGGTCATTACCTCCCGATCCGAGGCTGGCCTGGCTGTTGCCGACATGTACCCGAACCTGCGAGGCCATTACGATGGCCTGGCGTTCAGCGTTCCGGACATCAAGACCCTGGGTGCCTGCGATGTGGTGTTCTTCGCTACGCCTCATGGTGTCGCCCACGCCTTGGCGGGTGAACTGCTGGCTGCCGGGACCAAGGTCATCGACCTGTCGGCGGACTTCCGCCTGCAGGACGCGGATGAGTGGGCCAAGTGGTACGGCCAGCCCCACGGTGCCCCGGAACTGTTGGACGAAGCGGTCTATGGCCTGCCGGAAGTCAATCGCGAGAAAATCAGACAGGCACGGCTGATCGCGGTACCGGGTTGTTATCCAACCGCTACGCAATTGGGCTTCCTGCCGCTGCTTGAGGCCGGCCTTGCCGATGCCTCGCGGCTGATCGCCGACTGCAAATCCGGTGTCAGTGGCGCCGGTCGTGGCGCCAGCGTTGGTTCGTTGTACTCCGAGACATCGGAAAGCATGAAAGCCTACGCCGTCAAAGGTCACCGCCATCTGCCGGAAATTCGCCAGGGTCTGCGCTGGGCGGCGGGCAAGGACGTCGGCCTGACATTCGTGCCGCACCTGGCGCCAATGATCCGCGGCATCCATTCCACGCTGTACGCAACCGTTGCAGATCGCTCCGTGGACCTGCAGGCGTTGTTCGAGAAGCGTTATGCCGACGAACCGTTCGTTGACGTAATGCCCGCCGGCAGCCACCCGGAAACGCGCAGTGTAAGGGGTGCAAATGTCTGCCGGATTGCGGTGCATCGTCCACAGGACGGCGATCTGGTCGTGGTGTTGTCGGTCATTGATAACCTGGTCAAGGGCGCGTCCGGTCAGGCGGTGCAGAACTTGAACATTCTGTTCGGCCTGGATGAGCGACTGGGCTTGTCCCATGCGGGGATGTTGCCTTAG
- the hemJ gene encoding protoporphyrinogen oxidase HemJ, translating into MLYLWLKALHIVSMVCWFAGLFYLPRLFVYHAQSEDSVSKERFSVMERKLYRGIMGPAMIATLVFGIWLLSLNAGAYFGQGGWMHAKLTLVVVLIGYHHMCGAQVKRFARGENTRSHVFYRWFNEVPVLILLAIVILVVVRPF; encoded by the coding sequence ATGCTCTATCTGTGGCTCAAAGCACTTCACATTGTCAGCATGGTCTGCTGGTTCGCTGGCCTGTTCTATCTGCCCCGCCTGTTCGTCTATCACGCTCAAAGCGAGGACAGTGTCAGCAAGGAACGCTTCAGCGTCATGGAGCGCAAGTTGTATCGCGGCATCATGGGGCCGGCGATGATTGCCACCCTGGTGTTTGGCATCTGGCTGCTCAGTCTCAACGCAGGCGCCTACTTCGGCCAAGGTGGCTGGATGCACGCGAAGCTGACCCTGGTGGTGGTCCTTATCGGTTATCACCACATGTGCGGAGCCCAGGTAAAACGCTTCGCTCGCGGTGAAAATACCCGCAGCCATGTCTTTTATCGCTGGTTCAATGAAGTACCGGTATTGATATTGCTGGCTATCGTCATCCTGGTCGTCGTTCGGCCGTTCTAA
- a CDS encoding nitronate monooxygenase family protein, whose product MSLPVLLEQRLRLPVVAAPMFLISNPRLVLACCRNGIVGSFPALNQRESSGFKTWLEEIEAGLASMETPAPYAVNLIVHQSNPRLQADLAICIEHKVPIVITSLGAVKELVDAVHGYGGLVFHDVTTRRHAEKAAEAGVDGLIAVAAGAGGHAGTWSPFSLVAEIRQFFDKTVLLAGCLNHGRQILAAQMLGADLAYLGTRFIGTTESHAPDAYKEMLLTSRAADIVHTPAVSGVPASFMRQSLENAGFDLAALQGKSDAASGSKLKPLNDEAKAWKTVWSAGQGVGEISDLPSVDQLVARLDEEYREAQARTVQLGGRWPR is encoded by the coding sequence ATGTCGCTACCCGTATTGCTTGAACAACGTTTGCGCCTGCCCGTCGTGGCGGCGCCAATGTTCCTGATCTCCAATCCACGGCTGGTACTGGCTTGCTGTCGTAATGGCATCGTCGGCAGTTTCCCCGCACTGAACCAGCGCGAAAGCAGTGGTTTCAAGACCTGGCTGGAAGAAATCGAAGCGGGCCTGGCAAGCATGGAGACCCCGGCGCCCTATGCCGTCAACCTGATCGTCCACCAGAGCAATCCGAGGCTCCAGGCCGACCTTGCCATCTGCATCGAGCACAAGGTGCCGATCGTCATCACCAGTCTTGGCGCCGTCAAGGAATTGGTCGATGCCGTCCACGGCTACGGGGGCTTGGTATTTCATGACGTGACTACACGTCGTCATGCCGAGAAAGCTGCCGAAGCCGGTGTCGACGGTCTGATCGCCGTTGCCGCCGGTGCCGGCGGACATGCGGGGACCTGGAGCCCTTTTTCGCTGGTCGCCGAAATCCGCCAATTCTTCGACAAGACCGTACTACTTGCGGGATGCCTGAACCACGGCCGTCAGATTCTGGCTGCGCAGATGCTCGGCGCGGATTTGGCCTACCTGGGAACACGCTTTATCGGCACGACTGAAAGTCACGCGCCTGACGCCTATAAAGAGATGTTGCTCACATCCCGAGCCGCAGACATCGTGCATACTCCTGCCGTGTCCGGTGTGCCGGCGAGTTTCATGCGCCAAAGCCTGGAAAACGCAGGTTTTGACCTGGCTGCCCTGCAAGGCAAAAGTGACGCGGCTTCCGGTTCGAAACTCAAACCATTGAACGATGAAGCCAAAGCCTGGAAAACCGTCTGGTCCGCAGGTCAGGGCGTTGGGGAAATCAGTGATTTGCCAAGCGTCGACCAGTTGGTCGCGCGCCTGGATGAAGAATACCGTGAGGCCCAGGCCCGAACGGTACAGCTTGGCGGCCGATGGCCCCGCTGA
- a CDS encoding DUF805 domain-containing protein produces the protein MSETRFNIVFDGALLPGVDATTAKLNLANLFRSDISAIERLFGGHKVALKSNLSQTEAQKYLEALNQSGIDARIEAEPALQLNLDEVQQSSPPMTARHSESLIEPASPYAPPRAHVGDAVAEYATLKPFSFDGRIGRLRYLAWTMALTLVMMVVVGVAFALGAAWIFTSGSIAAMIVGGLLAAVVFLGFAYVSIQFNVQRLHDLGWSGWLWLLNLIPFVGSVFPFVLIFAPGNEGANRYGPPPPRNNTGVKVLASLWLVMIVLIIFATVAGVFSAIEQDYDTSSLSSYESSESTDADVAEPAEEPAEAEAPSVDSEEQ, from the coding sequence ATGAGTGAAACCCGTTTCAATATCGTATTCGACGGAGCCCTGCTGCCGGGCGTCGATGCGACCACAGCCAAACTCAACCTCGCCAATCTGTTCCGAAGCGACATCAGCGCCATCGAACGACTGTTCGGCGGACACAAGGTGGCCCTGAAAAGCAACCTGTCCCAGACCGAGGCGCAGAAGTATCTGGAAGCTCTCAACCAGAGCGGGATCGATGCACGCATCGAAGCCGAGCCAGCCCTCCAGCTGAATCTCGACGAAGTGCAGCAATCGTCACCGCCAATGACAGCGCGTCATTCTGAATCGCTCATTGAACCGGCCTCCCCGTATGCGCCACCCCGGGCCCATGTCGGCGACGCCGTTGCCGAGTACGCCACGCTCAAGCCGTTCAGCTTCGATGGGCGCATCGGGCGGCTGCGATACCTGGCCTGGACCATGGCCCTGACCCTGGTCATGATGGTGGTGGTCGGCGTGGCTTTCGCACTCGGGGCGGCATGGATTTTCACCTCGGGCTCGATAGCGGCAATGATTGTCGGCGGTTTGCTGGCAGCGGTCGTATTCCTCGGCTTTGCCTACGTCAGCATTCAGTTCAACGTCCAGCGCCTGCATGACCTTGGCTGGTCCGGCTGGCTGTGGCTACTGAACCTCATCCCGTTCGTGGGCAGCGTCTTTCCGTTTGTGCTCATTTTCGCTCCCGGCAATGAAGGCGCCAATCGCTATGGCCCTCCTCCGCCGCGTAACAACACCGGGGTCAAGGTACTTGCGTCGCTCTGGCTCGTCATGATCGTACTGATCATCTTCGCTACAGTGGCCGGCGTCTTCAGTGCCATTGAACAGGATTACGACACCAGCTCGCTGAGCAGCTACGAAAGCAGCGAGTCCACGGATGCAGACGTCGCGGAACCTGCCGAAGAACCTGCCGAGGCAGAGGCGCCTTCTGTAGACTCCGAGGAACAGTAA
- a CDS encoding SDR family oxidoreductase has product MTRYALITGASSGIGLAMAEALARRGRNLLLVARQRDRLESIAIELTQRFGVEVLFRACDLGEPLRLSGFLLELEESERQIDLLVNCAGIGTCGPFLGQDWMTEQDLIEVNILALTRLCHAVGNSMALHGGGQILNVASIAAFRPGPWMSTYYASKAYVLHFSEALRVELKKCAIKVSVLCPGPTQTGFFAKAHLDEQKLKDSNLLMSPEEVALYAVRALDRNRAIIIPGRRNRWLAMLPRLGSRWMVRSIAGLINKAYCPR; this is encoded by the coding sequence ATGACCCGTTACGCCCTGATCACTGGCGCCTCCAGTGGTATTGGCCTGGCCATGGCCGAAGCCCTGGCCAGGCGCGGCCGCAATCTGCTGCTGGTGGCCCGACAGCGTGATCGGTTGGAGAGCATTGCAATCGAACTGACCCAGCGGTTTGGCGTGGAGGTGCTTTTCCGGGCCTGCGACCTGGGGGAGCCGCTACGGCTTTCAGGTTTCCTGCTGGAACTGGAGGAAAGCGAGCGCCAGATCGATCTGCTGGTCAACTGCGCCGGGATCGGTACCTGTGGCCCGTTCCTGGGCCAGGATTGGATGACCGAGCAGGACCTGATCGAAGTCAACATTCTCGCCCTGACACGCCTCTGTCATGCCGTTGGCAATAGCATGGCACTGCATGGCGGCGGGCAGATCCTGAACGTCGCCTCGATTGCCGCTTTCCGGCCGGGCCCCTGGATGAGCACCTATTACGCCAGCAAGGCTTATGTGCTGCACTTCTCCGAAGCCCTGCGAGTCGAGCTGAAAAAATGCGCGATCAAGGTGTCGGTCCTTTGCCCAGGCCCGACCCAGACCGGTTTCTTCGCCAAGGCCCATCTCGACGAACAGAAACTCAAGGACAGCAACCTGCTGATGAGCCCGGAAGAAGTGGCGTTGTATGCCGTGCGGGCGCTCGACAGAAACCGAGCGATCATCATCCCCGGACGCCGCAATCGCTGGCTCGCCATGCTGCCGCGGCTAGGCTCGCGATGGATGGTGCGGAGCATCGCCGGCCTGATCAACAAGGCGTACTGCCCACGCTGA
- a CDS encoding histidine triad nucleotide-binding protein: MDTLFTKIINREIPAKIIYEDDQVLAFHDIAPQAPVHFLVIPKKPIRTLNDLTEEDKGLAGHILFTAQRLAREQGCEDGFRVVMNCNELGGQTVYHIHMHVLGQRQMNWPPG; the protein is encoded by the coding sequence GTGGATACTTTGTTTACCAAGATCATCAACCGGGAAATCCCGGCGAAAATCATCTACGAGGATGACCAGGTCCTGGCATTCCACGACATCGCCCCACAGGCGCCCGTGCATTTCCTGGTGATTCCGAAAAAACCGATTCGCACCCTCAATGACCTGACCGAGGAAGACAAGGGACTGGCCGGACATATCCTGTTCACAGCCCAGCGCCTTGCCAGGGAACAAGGTTGCGAGGACGGCTTCCGGGTGGTGATGAACTGCAATGAACTCGGTGGACAGACCGTCTATCACATTCATATGCACGTACTCGGGCAGCGCCAGATGAACTGGCCGCCGGGTTGA